From a single Granulicella aggregans genomic region:
- a CDS encoding DUF2237 family protein — translation MAISEPIKAPGKNVLGQPLATCGCEPMTGFYRTGCCETGPDDLGVHTICCVVDAKFLAASKALGNDLSTPMPAYGFPGLKPGDRWCVCAARWLQVQQAGAACPVVLEATHENTLRIVPFELLIQYGVIPDRLH, via the coding sequence ATGGCCATCAGCGAGCCCATCAAAGCCCCGGGGAAGAACGTTCTCGGTCAACCTCTGGCGACCTGCGGCTGCGAGCCGATGACGGGCTTCTATCGTACCGGTTGTTGCGAGACTGGCCCGGACGATCTTGGCGTCCACACGATCTGTTGCGTTGTGGACGCGAAGTTCCTCGCAGCTTCGAAGGCGCTGGGCAACGATCTGTCGACTCCTATGCCGGCTTACGGATTCCCTGGTCTCAAGCCCGGGGATCGCTGGTGCGTGTGTGCAGCGCGCTGGCTACAGGTGCAGCAGGCGGGAGCGGCATGCCCGGTTGTGCTCGAAGCGACGCATGAGAATACGCTGCGCATCGTTCCGTTCGAGTTGCTGATTCAGTACGGCGTCATTCCTGATCGCCTGCACTGA
- a CDS encoding ABC-F family ATP-binding cassette domain-containing protein, whose amino-acid sequence MISVSNVTMRYGSKLLFEDVSVTFTTGRRYGLTGPNGAGKSTFMKCLTGEIDPQKGTVVRPRKIGVLKQNQYEFDAYRVIDTVIMGNKALWAALEEREIIYNKAEMTDEDGSRLGELEGIVGDEDGYEAEANAAVLLQGLDIPDELHERKMSELQGGQKVRVLLAQALFGNPQALLLDEPTNYLDLESIHWLQDFLIRYNGTVITISHDRHFLNNVCTHIADIDYETIITYNGGYDDMVFQKTSVRTRIESQNEQREKKIAQLNDFIARFSAGTRSSQVNSRKKEVERLATSELARSNIARPFISFKMERPSGKNVLEFENVNKSYEQKDGRVEHVINNFSAAITRGDKVILMGRNGQGKTTLLKALLANGPGVDETDVSIDSGMVKWGHEAQIGYFAQDHKGSIQLGMTASDWLHQFDPQATKEDIRGILGQMLFKGEEGLKKTDALSGGEAARLLFCKIMLQKPNVLVLDEPTNHLDLESINALNQAIQKYEGTVFLVTHDQDLIEEAGTRIWHFEGGPTDFRITDHKGPYEEYQQQLAMASK is encoded by the coding sequence CTCTGTCTCAAATGTCACCATGCGCTACGGCTCGAAGCTGCTCTTCGAGGATGTCTCCGTCACTTTTACGACCGGACGACGCTACGGCCTGACCGGGCCGAACGGCGCGGGCAAGTCCACCTTTATGAAGTGCCTCACGGGCGAGATCGACCCGCAGAAGGGCACGGTCGTGCGGCCTCGCAAGATCGGCGTCCTGAAGCAGAACCAGTATGAGTTCGACGCTTACCGCGTCATCGATACGGTCATCATGGGCAACAAGGCTCTGTGGGCGGCGCTTGAAGAGCGCGAGATCATCTACAACAAGGCCGAGATGACGGATGAGGACGGATCGCGGCTAGGCGAGCTCGAGGGTATCGTCGGCGATGAAGATGGCTACGAGGCCGAAGCGAACGCCGCTGTCCTTCTGCAGGGGCTCGACATCCCCGATGAGCTGCATGAGCGCAAGATGTCGGAGCTGCAGGGCGGCCAGAAGGTGCGCGTGCTGTTGGCGCAGGCGCTCTTCGGCAATCCGCAGGCGCTGCTGCTGGACGAACCGACAAACTATCTCGACCTTGAGTCGATCCACTGGCTGCAGGACTTCCTGATCCGGTACAACGGCACCGTGATCACGATCTCGCATGATCGCCACTTTCTGAACAACGTGTGTACGCACATCGCCGACATCGACTACGAGACGATCATCACCTACAACGGCGGCTATGACGACATGGTCTTCCAGAAGACCAGTGTCCGCACTCGCATCGAATCGCAGAACGAGCAGCGCGAGAAGAAGATCGCGCAGTTGAACGACTTCATCGCTCGATTCTCCGCCGGTACACGTTCGAGCCAGGTGAACTCGCGTAAGAAGGAAGTCGAGCGGCTCGCGACCAGCGAGCTGGCACGGTCGAACATCGCGCGTCCCTTCATCTCGTTCAAGATGGAGCGGCCTTCCGGCAAGAACGTTCTCGAGTTCGAGAACGTGAACAAGAGCTACGAGCAGAAGGACGGCCGGGTCGAGCACGTCATCAACAACTTCTCCGCTGCGATCACGCGCGGAGATAAGGTGATCCTGATGGGCCGCAACGGCCAGGGCAAGACGACGCTCTTGAAGGCTCTGCTGGCGAATGGCCCGGGCGTCGACGAGACGGACGTCTCGATCGATTCAGGCATGGTGAAGTGGGGCCATGAGGCGCAGATCGGCTACTTCGCGCAGGACCACAAGGGATCGATCCAACTGGGCATGACGGCATCGGATTGGCTGCACCAGTTCGATCCTCAAGCGACGAAGGAAGACATTCGCGGCATTCTTGGGCAGATGTTGTTCAAGGGCGAAGAGGGTTTGAAGAAGACCGATGCGCTCTCCGGAGGCGAGGCTGCGAGGCTGCTGTTCTGCAAGATCATGCTGCAGAAGCCGAACGTGCTGGTACTGGACGAACCCACGAACCACCTTGATCTCGAGAGCATCAATGCTCTGAACCAGGCGATTCAGAAGTACGAGGGAACGGTCTTCCTGGTGACGCATGACCAGGACCTGATCGAAGAGGCCGGCACACGTATCTGGCACTTCGAGGGCGGTCCGACCGACTTCCGTATTACCGACCACAAGGGGCCGTACGAGGAGTATCAGCAGCAGCTTGCGATGGCCTCGAAGTAG